AcaaatacgatattttttatttatcactcgttttgtttttctaaatttattgtaagtaCATTTtgattctatatattttgtttgctCATTTGCTGTAATCATATAACtcgaaatttttgaattatctACAAAAAAGAATGATGGCAATTCAATAAATTGGGTGacgaattaattatacatttatttctttaaaatttttagtaaactaaaactgcatttaaaaatgatattacaaaactttaatgattttaaaattctaactgaaaaaatttattttttgagttgtgtcatttttgtaacaaatgaatgatttgttattagataaaagtgtatattaaaaaagaaatcgagaataaaaatgtttgtttagaATAGAAGTATTCTTCAGATATACACGTGTGCGCACGCGTATATATACAGGATATCCCGTTTTAATTGCAGATAAATGACTTAAAAAACACaagaaagttatataattgtgagagaaataataaaatcaattttaaaaacacttttcaaattatataaaagttattttttatataaatagaattattacgtaatatattattacgtaatatataattcttcttaattattctgcatatataaaacaatagttGTAGTtaaaacaatagtttttttttacgagatattttatatactttattctaatactttaatataaaatatattgtatattattattatattgataaatgtattttaatacttttgtgTATAGATAAATGAGGTAAATCAGTTGATGTAAAAGAATACAATATTGCTCTTTGAGAAAGATATGTAATTGTATATcgcaaattgcattttttaaacaactattttttatagcaATTGTTTTGTCTTATTACTTTGTAGATAGAAGTATTAAGGTTACCAAAAATTAATggtttacaatatattttaggttttataatgaaataagaaaaaataagtatagaaaatatttcggaaactattgatttttttttacttcaatacttttatatgcagaatagattatacaatttttatctgaaacatttattcgtattttttataattttcaaaatatttgcttactttaattaaaatgggGCACTCTTATATGTGATAtacataaattgttattattttaggtGCAGATGCTCCTCTAAGATCCAATTTACGAGCATGGTTGAAAGAGAATCCAACTTATGAAATAGTAGAagctaataatattaatacacttCAAATAGGTGGAAAGCTTGTCACGCAAATTCAAACAACTGGAAAAACCGTacgtatttaataacaaatttaaatacagtttaaattaaaattacataaaatgttatttttaaaaatcggaaTAAAATAGATGATATTTAGTAAGCAAAAAATGCCTGATaaacaaattgaaatattaacttgacttgaaaattatttttattagaaagcaAATGATTTATTTGCTTCTGTTTATTGTATACGATAAATGAAAATGGAATTATTTCACACATTTGTTgatgtaaaatatcttttgtgtgtttttatttccatacacaacaagaaattattttatcattttgttttagtaaGTTAGTTACCTACTTGTTTTTGAAATCAATAATTTGTAAACACATTTGTTTGTTCTACATTTAtccaaattgaatttaataaaattaattatcgatCTAATTTCAATTCATCTAGTTTAAGAaatgcattttgtatataattatgctAATGTAGATGTTGCAACCACATGACATTTCCATGTAAGAAAACTTttaagttagaaaattttatattctatgaAGAGATTTCGtgctataattatatttaaaaattatataattataccacataatatataagattataattatataattagtgCTGATCTTTTTCATcaatgtcttttatttttatgttacatgtGATAAATAGAAGAATGcaaattatttgcttttaCTAATatgatgaaataatttctgtcTGATAGttcattattttactatatttattagGTATTTTTTACTCAGCTTGAgaaattttgtttactttgttatacaagtttttagattttttaaatagagtattgataaatatttaaaaaaaaattttgctctCTATtagaagattaatttttatattttttaaatataataatacgaataataatattaacaataaattaatttgatcgcAATTCATGGTATGACCATGATTTCTCAGTAAGACATAATTTctagagtaaaataaaaaactcaaattgccattttaattaatactttaggCTACTATCAgcactaaaatttattattttaaccgataaacaaaaattttttaaattttaattattattcgagtgtcggaaaatatatacaaaattaagaaatctCTAGTTAACTTATAAGTTAGCTAGATAATTCTAATTCCGATAACTAGAAatgttttgattaaaattccatttaaatttgtaattattactaaattttgaagatttttatttattattgattttataaacatgtaaaaatatgaaaaatattttgaatttccagattatttagagatttttgtaagatatttttaaaattaacgaaaagaattattttcaggCAAAAAATACACAGCTATCGCCGGTTAAAACGCAAAACGTGCCAAAGATGATTTATACGAAGGCACCTGGATCAAAGCAAACTGTTCTAGCATCtaacaaaaaaatcacaataatTCCCGCTGTACAGCAATCAACGTCTTCGCCAAGCGTATCGTCGGGCAGTAAACCGACACTAAAACAGACGACGATTACCGTGACGCCAGGAAAAAGTCCCACAATATCAAAAACGTCGAAAAATGTCACGAATACAAAAACCCAAGCGGCAGGTTCACCAAAACCAACGTCGATTAAAAAGCAAGAAGGAAAGCCATCACCAGCTCAATCGAAACAACAAACTAAATTGACACCGGTAAAAAAACCAGAAACGGAACCTATACGAGTGAATATCCGTAAAACGCTGACGGTATTACTATCCAGTCGTATCAAAGCGACTGAAGATCTGAAATTAACCGATGAAGAAATTGCCGACTTGGCTTTCAACATAGAACTCGaactgtataaatatttcaaggaCACCGGTTCTAAGTATAAAGCGAAGTACAGGAGTCTTgtgttcaatataaaagacACCAAGAATCTGACGTTGTTCAGGAAAATCGCAGATCGCTCATTAACACCTGACGCTGTAGTACGATTAAGTCCGGACGAAATGGCCAGTCAGGAATTGGCTGAGTGGCGTGAGAAAGAGACAAAGCATCAGTTAGaaatgataaagaaaaatgaactGGACTTGATGACCCAGGCTAAATCGATTGTCGTCAAAACTCACAAGGGCGAACAGATAATCGAGAATGACGGCGGAATCGATCATGTTGATCCTAAAACACCGGTGCAAGATATCGTCTCCGCATTGAATGATGGAAACAATATAAGTTCTACGGTCGACGATTTGGAGAAGGATAAGAGCAATGAAGATAAACTAAAGACGcaaatagaaacaaaaaaatccaAAAGCATGGATGAACGAAGGAGGAAGGacaaagagaaagggagagaacaCGACAGCGTTAAGTCCAAGAACAAGGATCGACGAGAAAGAAGTCGCAGTCAGCATCGCCATAGTCGAGATCGGGATCGTAGCAAAACGCGAGACAAGAGCAAGGAGCGAAAGTTGAATAGGAACAAGGAGAGCAAACGCGACAAGGACAGAGAACGAGAGAAGGATAAGGATCGGATTAAAGATCGAGATAAATCAAGCAGAAAGgagagtagagagagagatcggcAAAGGGAGAAGGATAGGCATAAACGTAACGATAGTTGTTCGAGAAATCACAGCGGCAGTAGAGAACCCAAAGATCTTGATAAACGAGAAGAGGAACGAAGTAAAAAGGAAACggagaagaaaaaggaaatttcACCAGCACCTGTGGAAAAACCGATAGAGGATCGCCTCTGGCGGCACATAGAGGACGAAGCGACAACAAACACAATTGATGGGAACGATTCTGATGTGTCGGACAGAGAACCCAGTTCTACCGTTACGATCAAGACGCCTGACATAAACGAGGAAACTGAAAGGGACAAGGAACAAATGACGGACAAGGAAACATCGGCGAAGGGTAGTTGGCAAACCGTCTGGCGCGGTTTCGTCAATATGGTCGACGTCGCAAAGTTCTTCATAACCGCACAGGAAGTAAGCGGCAATGCCAAGGACCTCATGGACGATTTACCGGACACCGTCGACGTTGTCGGTAGGATTAGCCACGAAACCGTTTGGGACTACATCTCGAAAATGAAAAGAAGTGGCTCGAAGGAGATTCTAGTCATCAGATTAACGGCTGCCAATGACGAAGAAAAGATTCCTTACATAACTCTATACAGCTATTTGAATAGCAGAAGTCGTTTAGGCGTTGTAGGtaatgtttctaaaaatattaaagatttttatataatgccATTTTCGAATCAAAGTACGATACCGCCGGTGCTGATGCCGCTCACCGGTCCCGGGTTTGAGGAGCACCGACCGCATCTACTTCTCGGTATTATAGTTCGTAATAAGAAGAAACGACTGTTGACCGTGCCACCGGCATTACCTACAAAAACACCCAAGACGTCTGATAGGAGTTATACTCCGCCATTAATCAGCGTGCCGAAGGAGAAAACCTTATCACCATCGCCATCTTCATCCCCCATGTTGTACAAAACCGCTACGTTAGAGTTGACGAAAGAAAAGACGGCAACGGCAGCGGCGACGGTGACGCAAATGACCCTAGAATCTTTGAACAAGGCACACATAGGTATGTCGCGCGGCGTCATAGATACCGCGACAATATGCAAAATCGTACCGGAATTATCATCGAAGATCGACCTGACTTCGTCGCCAGGTAAAGTCACGTTGGATGATGATGGAGACGAGCCGTATAGCCCTGGTGAGATGGACGACGATATGAACAATCTACAAACCACTCAGATTGATAACGCCGTCAACATTTTGTCTTCATCTAGTAAAAACTCTACagagttacaaagaaaaatggaTGAGTTGAATCGGCAGATCGAAGAGCAAAAGCAACAGATCGAAGAACAGAGGCAACAAATACAGAACATTAGCTCGTCATTCCTCGACGAAGCGACGCCCACTTTGCCGGTGAGAATCTTCATTAGACTTATTTTTCGCAATctcgattattattatgttgttGCGTCTTTTCGTTTGTCttgtacaaattaaattctatcACATATCCCGATCCCATCTCCTGAGCTGCTTTAGATTCTTACTTCTGAAAACTtgattaaatgatttaaaGACATTGAAGCCGTTGTGAAGTCatcatgaaaaattgaaatttaccGTTTAACTAGTATAAGAGAATTTAGTCAAAATCATAcatgtagaaaataaattgtaaataatttttcttattttcctatattaaaaaaaatgatataacgatcatgtgtgtgtattaccACGAGGAATGTGTAATATCGCGATTTAACGATCATTATATTCTCTATAATGTTGATACAACTATGTGAAATACCTGAAATTAAAAACCTGGGTATACAAAGTATCTGGATTAAGACcactttttttaactatatgaaatttttcaaattttaaaaaagtactgaaaatagtttttaaattttattttatttaaaaaaatttaaatatttttccaaaaatagaataaattaagtctaaaattttatttttagagttaaaataaatgatccTAATTCAACCAAAATGTCTTGtatagtatttaaattattatttgatgtgTTCATTGAAGTACAAATTTATTAGTAGCTCTATATCTTCTGTCACAGATGATTTTTATCGAAAGATATCTTAACTATATGCagaatgtgtaaaaaatatttatgtgataaGTTTTTGATTGAAGCTGTGTGTAACAGATTTAcatgtcaatttttttcttatttgtcaAATAATCTCGCATTGGTGAAATAGACGGATTTGTCAAGAAACACTCGCGTTTTTCCTGTCAATTGGCATTTCAATTGACTTTTGGatctttattcttaatttatgaTTCTTTCAGGGTCTGGGACTCGATCCGCCTACTGACGACTGCGAGGAAGCTTACAGTCCGTCAAACGCACGATCCTTTACGCCTCCGCCGCCCATCTCAAAGTTCGCGCAGCCTATTCTTGATAAAGTCTCGGATATCACTATACCGCCGAATTTACAAGAAATCCTGGCAAACGTCAAGCGGCAGGAATCCTCAAAAGTGGACCCTTACCTTCCGTCTAAGCCTAGTGCGTCGTTTCTACCCGCACTATACCAGACCTCAGAGAGATACTCGCCTTCATCTTCCTCCAGGATCAGTCAGTCAGAGAAAACGCCGCCAGAAGTTCCCAAGGAGAACAGAAGCACTTTGAGTACTTTGAGTGACCTTGATTTGATCCGAAAGGCCGAGGAAGAATTGGCCGCGGTCGaggcagcaacagcaacaacaacagcaacagTAGCATCCGTGGTACCACCGGtaccgccgccaccaccaccgtcAGCCTCTTCcacatcgtcgtcgtcatcctTACTCGTTTTAACGCCACCTGCCGTTTCTGCGAGCGAGGCACCGGTGTCACCGCAAGTTCTCCCGTCTTCTCTCTCAACAGAATCACCTACGCTGACGGAGGCGAACAAATCGTACAAATCAAGCTCTTCGGATTCTTTCAAGAAGAGTTTTACCCCCGAACAACCAAAGCCGCCCGGTCTCGAGGACGAAGATTTCCCTTCCTTTCCGTCAACTCCGCCGACGATGGATGTTTCTAAGATAGCGAGTACGTCATCTCACTCAAAGGTCTCGTCTAAGAGCGGGATCGTGCTGAACGTTAAGCGGAAGCTGAGCGACAGTGGTGAGCCCTCTAGATTACCGAGGACAAAATCTCGTTGGGGTCAAAGGCCATCCGAA
This sequence is a window from Monomorium pharaonis isolate MP-MQ-018 chromosome 3, ASM1337386v2, whole genome shotgun sequence. Protein-coding genes within it:
- the LOC105834209 gene encoding death-inducer obliterator 1 isoform X1 → MSSSYVVEPQESSSEKKDDTLIFVLNNDGTITVDQTTLQNLIMNQSTATVNVVRMEQADPDSENGEITLTVDPPTFSHSTASPVNANASTDPSGLVDPFMDLEMDPEQLETLQTALQSEEAKQILGENVTAMLDMLSKEELQNTMRYNIQLDHCYTSRFSPSDPVPRDPLPVVDDLSESNDTQYNIHQSSSRTIMPPSINNTDNAGVKSKNIMKNITIPSQSKQINRSVRKPVSTLSSVTGSSRTNTGIVGTPKLPGHSVPKNITNIQQGTAKLQVKNNKEEQEEDDELTESSTESSEPEPPSDNDNDSDFGPRSSRRSNARSRGGRKGLTTRGGSMTAVRRRGQNKQLDMEQVRRLDREMAAAVNAMKTPEKDDKSERFSPAKSKRQVKTLGGKKKEELQFTEMSLSASQESPPVYEKPLQTTNQVKANIINANMIKGDMVLTKPGQGRNNQKVTFIQKQVPMKPNELNKNIGLKKTVLVPKEKLASQAGTKFFTTKDGKLLQIPVTSKSPVSPNMQVSPTKTIVAQHVGLHQCMTQQQNVTPDLPIQQQPKTVLSIANSPIKIKPGDVKREKRKSDASIESLSKGEENSTKTAEIKTLDSAKKLKKDNRKVPGYVADTLGPALFSTPDIIRRVGSNNDGKVIDNAATSMTPTSPFTTVVSTSESPTGSIPTTVSLNVGITAGSNVQNVQNTSNLSNKKTIFDTSEQPVQLEPQLNLDEGNVMPDVMPESENKQKSETKPPLTEELQPSLDTGGIEGEEHLLATLEMEATKHEEELFAEALLLQEELGVDLTEHATLNDPRQRVIPEPLASGSMLMSTLITSEQDSKPTEVVSTGQTHVLKETNKKPSKDDKEIQIIRGNRIIKLPPIEAPATRSKRLQAKVETNPEPAKKVEKLAQVSVQQPIQHNKDEFRTGQVMNLEEEEDDEDDEEDNSDSEDDPDRLWCICKRPHNNRFMICCDVCEDWFHGKCVHVSKAMGQQMEEKGIEWVCPNCLKKKAEEEKMKSNSQSLPGKQKTKIESASESLSSQAMLAKEIPPSNSSTDHSDATPTSNTMQCVVCKKEARPSSIYCSDTCILAHAQETLTKDKPVPSGSNTKSMKLSAETAKAKSESRVVVFDRKTGKVLTGADAPLRSNLRAWLKENPTYEIVEANNINTLQIGGKLVTQIQTTGKTAKNTQLSPVKTQNVPKMIYTKAPGSKQTVLASNKKITIIPAVQQSTSSPSVSSGSKPTLKQTTITVTPGKSPTISKTSKNVTNTKTQAAGSPKPTSIKKQEGKPSPAQSKQQTKLTPVKKPETEPIRVNIRKTLTVLLSSRIKATEDLKLTDEEIADLAFNIELELYKYFKDTGSKYKAKYRSLVFNIKDTKNLTLFRKIADRSLTPDAVVRLSPDEMASQELAEWREKETKHQLEMIKKNELDLMTQAKSIVVKTHKGEQIIENDGGIDHVDPKTPVQDIVSALNDGNNISSTVDDLEKDKSNEDKLKTQIETKKSKSMDERRRKDKEKGREHDSVKSKNKDRRERSRSQHRHSRDRDRSKTRDKSKERKLNRNKESKRDKDREREKDKDRIKDRDKSSRKESRERDRQREKDRHKRNDSCSRNHSGSREPKDLDKREEERSKKETEKKKEISPAPVEKPIEDRLWRHIEDEATTNTIDGNDSDVSDREPSSTVTIKTPDINEETERDKEQMTDKETSAKGSWQTVWRGFVNMVDVAKFFITAQEVSGNAKDLMDDLPDTVDVVGRISHETVWDYISKMKRSGSKEILVIRLTAANDEEKIPYITLYSYLNSRSRLGVVGNVSKNIKDFYIMPFSNQSTIPPVLMPLTGPGFEEHRPHLLLGIIVRNKKKRLLTVPPALPTKTPKTSDRSYTPPLISVPKEKTLSPSPSSSPMLYKTATLELTKEKTATAAATVTQMTLESLNKAHIGMSRGVIDTATICKIVPELSSKIDLTSSPGKVTLDDDGDEPYSPGEMDDDMNNLQTTQIDNAVNILSSSSKNSTELQRKMDELNRQIEEQKQQIEEQRQQIQNISSSFLDEATPTLPGLGLDPPTDDCEEAYSPSNARSFTPPPPISKFAQPILDKVSDITIPPNLQEILANVKRQESSKVDPYLPSKPSASFLPALYQTSERYSPSSSSRISQSEKTPPEVPKENRSTLSTLSDLDLIRKAEEELAAVEAATATTTATVASVVPPVPPPPPPSASSTSSSSSLLVLTPPAVSASEAPVSPQVLPSSLSTESPTLTEANKSYKSSSSDSFKKSFTPEQPKPPGLEDEDFPSFPSTPPTMDVSKIASTSSHSKVSSKSGIVLNVKRKLSDSGEPSRLPRTKSRWGQRPSE
- the LOC105834209 gene encoding death-inducer obliterator 1 isoform X2: MSSSYVVEPQESSSEKKDDTLIFVLNNDGTITVDQTTLQNLIMNQSTATVNVVRMEQADPDSENGEITLTVDPPTFSHSTASPVNANASTDPSGLVDPFMDLEMDPEQLETLQTALQSEEAKQILGENVTAMLDMLSKEELQNTMRYNIQLDHCYTSRFSPSDPVPRDPLPVVDDLSESNDTQYNIHQSSSRTIMPPSINNTDNAGVKSKNIMKNITIPSQSKQINRSVRKPVSTLSSVTGSSRTNTGIVGTPKLPGHSVPKNITNIQQGTAKLQVKNNKEEQEEDDELTESSTESSEPEPPSDNDNDSDFGPRSSRRSNARSRGGRKGLTTRGGSMTAVRRRGQNKQLDMEQVRRLDREMAAAVNAMKTPEKDDKSERFSPAKSKRQVKTLGGKKKEELQFTEMSLSASQESPPVYEKPLQTTNQVKANIINANMIKGDMVLTKPGQGRNNQKVTFIQKQVPMKPNELNKNIGLKKTVLVPKEKLASQAGTKFFTTKDGKLLQIPVTSKSPNVTPDLPIQQQPKTVLSIANSPIKIKPGDVKREKRKSDASIESLSKGEENSTKTAEIKTLDSAKKLKKDNRKVPGYVADTLGPALFSTPDIIRRVGSNNDGKVIDNAATSMTPTSPFTTVVSTSESPTGSIPTTVSLNVGITAGSNVQNVQNTSNLSNKKTIFDTSEQPVQLEPQLNLDEGNVMPDVMPESENKQKSETKPPLTEELQPSLDTGGIEGEEHLLATLEMEATKHEEELFAEALLLQEELGVDLTEHATLNDPRQRVIPEPLASGSMLMSTLITSEQDSKPTEVVSTGQTHVLKETNKKPSKDDKEIQIIRGNRIIKLPPIEAPATRSKRLQAKVETNPEPAKKVEKLAQVSVQQPIQHNKDEFRTGQVMNLEEEEDDEDDEEDNSDSEDDPDRLWCICKRPHNNRFMICCDVCEDWFHGKCVHVSKAMGQQMEEKGIEWVCPNCLKKKAEEEKMKSNSQSLPGKQKTKIESASESLSSQAMLAKEIPPSNSSTDHSDATPTSNTMQCVVCKKEARPSSIYCSDTCILAHAQETLTKDKPVPSGSNTKSMKLSAETAKAKSESRVVVFDRKTGKVLTGADAPLRSNLRAWLKENPTYEIVEANNINTLQIGGKLVTQIQTTGKTAKNTQLSPVKTQNVPKMIYTKAPGSKQTVLASNKKITIIPAVQQSTSSPSVSSGSKPTLKQTTITVTPGKSPTISKTSKNVTNTKTQAAGSPKPTSIKKQEGKPSPAQSKQQTKLTPVKKPETEPIRVNIRKTLTVLLSSRIKATEDLKLTDEEIADLAFNIELELYKYFKDTGSKYKAKYRSLVFNIKDTKNLTLFRKIADRSLTPDAVVRLSPDEMASQELAEWREKETKHQLEMIKKNELDLMTQAKSIVVKTHKGEQIIENDGGIDHVDPKTPVQDIVSALNDGNNISSTVDDLEKDKSNEDKLKTQIETKKSKSMDERRRKDKEKGREHDSVKSKNKDRRERSRSQHRHSRDRDRSKTRDKSKERKLNRNKESKRDKDREREKDKDRIKDRDKSSRKESRERDRQREKDRHKRNDSCSRNHSGSREPKDLDKREEERSKKETEKKKEISPAPVEKPIEDRLWRHIEDEATTNTIDGNDSDVSDREPSSTVTIKTPDINEETERDKEQMTDKETSAKGSWQTVWRGFVNMVDVAKFFITAQEVSGNAKDLMDDLPDTVDVVGRISHETVWDYISKMKRSGSKEILVIRLTAANDEEKIPYITLYSYLNSRSRLGVVGNVSKNIKDFYIMPFSNQSTIPPVLMPLTGPGFEEHRPHLLLGIIVRNKKKRLLTVPPALPTKTPKTSDRSYTPPLISVPKEKTLSPSPSSSPMLYKTATLELTKEKTATAAATVTQMTLESLNKAHIGMSRGVIDTATICKIVPELSSKIDLTSSPGKVTLDDDGDEPYSPGEMDDDMNNLQTTQIDNAVNILSSSSKNSTELQRKMDELNRQIEEQKQQIEEQRQQIQNISSSFLDEATPTLPGLGLDPPTDDCEEAYSPSNARSFTPPPPISKFAQPILDKVSDITIPPNLQEILANVKRQESSKVDPYLPSKPSASFLPALYQTSERYSPSSSSRISQSEKTPPEVPKENRSTLSTLSDLDLIRKAEEELAAVEAATATTTATVASVVPPVPPPPPPSASSTSSSSSLLVLTPPAVSASEAPVSPQVLPSSLSTESPTLTEANKSYKSSSSDSFKKSFTPEQPKPPGLEDEDFPSFPSTPPTMDVSKIASTSSHSKVSSKSGIVLNVKRKLSDSGEPSRLPRTKSRWGQRPSE